Proteins encoded in a region of the Zea mays cultivar B73 chromosome 2, Zm-B73-REFERENCE-NAM-5.0, whole genome shotgun sequence genome:
- the LOC100193923 gene encoding uncharacterized protein isoform X2: MLLMIIVDDAGSFIPAMNHSPWDGVTVADFVMPFFLFIVGVALALAYKRVPDKLDATKKAVLRALKLFCLGLVLQGGFFHGVRSLTFGVDLQEIRLMGILQRIAIAYLLTALCEIWLKGDEDVDYGYDLLKRYRYQLFVGAIVGITYMSLLYGTYVRDWEYQTSGPGSIEKSFFVKCGVRGDTSPGCNAVGMIDRRILGIQHLYGRPVYARSKQCSIDSPQNGPLPPDAPSWCQAPFDPEGLLSSVMAIVTCLIGLQYGHVIVHFQKHRERIMNWLIPSFSMLVLAFAMDFLGLRMNKPLYTLSYTLATAGAAGLLFCGIYTLVDIYGYRRPTVAMEWMGMHALMIYVLIACNILPIFIHGFYWKEPQNNLLKFIGIGP; the protein is encoded by the exons ATGTTG CTGATGAtcatcgtggatgacgccgggtcATTCATTCCGGCGATGAACCACTCCCCCTGGGATGGCGTAACAGTGGCCGACTTCGTCATGCCTTTCTTcctcttcatcgtcggagtcgcccTGGCGCTCGCGTACAAG AGAGTCCCGGACAAGTTGGACGCCACGAAAAAGGCAGTGCTCCGTGCACTGAAGCtgttttgtcttggtcttgtccTACAAG GTGGTTTTTTTCATGGTGTTCGCAGTCTAACTTTTGGTGTCGACCTTCAAGAAATACGTCTGATGGGTATACTTCAG AGAATTGCAATAGCTTATCTGTTGACTGCCCTATGTGAAATTTGGCTCAAGGGAGATGAAGATGTAGATTATGGATACGATTTGCTCAAGCGATACCGCTACCAACT GTTCGTAGGCGCAATCGTGGGGATCACATACATGTCTCTGTTGTACGGTACATATGTCCGTGACTGGGAGTACCAGACATCAGGCCCTGGCTCCATAGAGAAGTCTTTCTTT GTGAAATGTGGAGTAAGAGGTGACACCAGCCCAGGCTGCAACGCGGTTGGCATGATCGACCGTAGAATCTTGGGTATCCAGCATCTCTACGGGCGGCCAGTTTATGCACGATCCAAG CAATGCAGCATCGACTCGCCACAAAATGGCCCCCTTCCTCCTGATGCTCCCTCTTGGTGCCAGGCCCCCTTCGACCCTGAAGGGCTTCTTAG TTCCGTGATGGCCATTGTCACATGCTTGATTGGGCTCCAATACGGACACGTCATCGTACATTTTCAG AAACACAGGGAGAGGATAATGAACTGGCTAATCCCTTCCTTCAGCATGCTGGTCCTAGCCTTCGCCATGGACTTCCTTG GACTGCGCATGAACAAGCCATTATACACCCTAAGCTACACCTTAGCCACCGCTGGCGCCGCAGGGCTCCTCTTCTGCGGAATCTACACGCTGGTCGACATCTACGGGTATCGGCGGCCGACCGTCGCCATGGAATGGATGGGGATGCACGCGCTGATGATATACGTCCTGATCGCTTGCAACATCTTGCCCATATTCATCCACGGCTTCTATTGGAAGGAGCCCCAAAACAACCTT CTGAAGTTCATCGGAATTGGACCATGA
- the LOC100193923 gene encoding uncharacterized protein LOC100193923 codes for MGKKHRFSKPERRALMIIVDDAGSFIPAMNHSPWDGVTVADFVMPFFLFIVGVALALAYKRVPDKLDATKKAVLRALKLFCLGLVLQGGFFHGVRSLTFGVDLQEIRLMGILQRIAIAYLLTALCEIWLKGDEDVDYGYDLLKRYRYQLFVGAIVGITYMSLLYGTYVRDWEYQTSGPGSIEKSFFVKCGVRGDTSPGCNAVGMIDRRILGIQHLYGRPVYARSKQCSIDSPQNGPLPPDAPSWCQAPFDPEGLLSSVMAIVTCLIGLQYGHVIVHFQKHRERIMNWLIPSFSMLVLAFAMDFLGLRMNKPLYTLSYTLATAGAAGLLFCGIYTLVDIYGYRRPTVAMEWMGMHALMIYVLIACNILPIFIHGFYWKEPQNNLLKFIGIGP; via the exons ATGGGGAAGAAGCATAGGTTCTCAAAGCCTGAACGGCGCGCG CTGATGAtcatcgtggatgacgccgggtcATTCATTCCGGCGATGAACCACTCCCCCTGGGATGGCGTAACAGTGGCCGACTTCGTCATGCCTTTCTTcctcttcatcgtcggagtcgcccTGGCGCTCGCGTACAAG AGAGTCCCGGACAAGTTGGACGCCACGAAAAAGGCAGTGCTCCGTGCACTGAAGCtgttttgtcttggtcttgtccTACAAG GTGGTTTTTTTCATGGTGTTCGCAGTCTAACTTTTGGTGTCGACCTTCAAGAAATACGTCTGATGGGTATACTTCAG AGAATTGCAATAGCTTATCTGTTGACTGCCCTATGTGAAATTTGGCTCAAGGGAGATGAAGATGTAGATTATGGATACGATTTGCTCAAGCGATACCGCTACCAACT GTTCGTAGGCGCAATCGTGGGGATCACATACATGTCTCTGTTGTACGGTACATATGTCCGTGACTGGGAGTACCAGACATCAGGCCCTGGCTCCATAGAGAAGTCTTTCTTT GTGAAATGTGGAGTAAGAGGTGACACCAGCCCAGGCTGCAACGCGGTTGGCATGATCGACCGTAGAATCTTGGGTATCCAGCATCTCTACGGGCGGCCAGTTTATGCACGATCCAAG CAATGCAGCATCGACTCGCCACAAAATGGCCCCCTTCCTCCTGATGCTCCCTCTTGGTGCCAGGCCCCCTTCGACCCTGAAGGGCTTCTTAG TTCCGTGATGGCCATTGTCACATGCTTGATTGGGCTCCAATACGGACACGTCATCGTACATTTTCAG AAACACAGGGAGAGGATAATGAACTGGCTAATCCCTTCCTTCAGCATGCTGGTCCTAGCCTTCGCCATGGACTTCCTTG GACTGCGCATGAACAAGCCATTATACACCCTAAGCTACACCTTAGCCACCGCTGGCGCCGCAGGGCTCCTCTTCTGCGGAATCTACACGCTGGTCGACATCTACGGGTATCGGCGGCCGACCGTCGCCATGGAATGGATGGGGATGCACGCGCTGATGATATACGTCCTGATCGCTTGCAACATCTTGCCCATATTCATCCACGGCTTCTATTGGAAGGAGCCCCAAAACAACCTT CTGAAGTTCATCGGAATTGGACCATGA
- the LOC100193923 gene encoding uncharacterized protein isoform X1, producing MGRYELVRSDDTPAIAVDLEAGTAAPRDDYPKRRGSAPSPAPAPTRQRLVSLDVFRGITVLLMIIVDDAGSFIPAMNHSPWDGVTVADFVMPFFLFIVGVALALAYKRVPDKLDATKKAVLRALKLFCLGLVLQGGFFHGVRSLTFGVDLQEIRLMGILQRIAIAYLLTALCEIWLKGDEDVDYGYDLLKRYRYQLFVGAIVGITYMSLLYGTYVRDWEYQTSGPGSIEKSFFVKCGVRGDTSPGCNAVGMIDRRILGIQHLYGRPVYARSKQCSIDSPQNGPLPPDAPSWCQAPFDPEGLLSSVMAIVTCLIGLQYGHVIVHFQKHRERIMNWLIPSFSMLVLAFAMDFLGLRMNKPLYTLSYTLATAGAAGLLFCGIYTLVDIYGYRRPTVAMEWMGMHALMIYVLIACNILPIFIHGFYWKEPQNNLLKFIGIGP from the exons ATGGGGCGCTACGAGCTCGTCCGCAGCGACGACACGCCTGCCATCGCCGTGGATCTGGAGGCTGGCACCGCCGCGCCACGCGACGACTACCCCAAACGCCGCGGGTCCGCGCCGTCTCCGGCGCCGGCGCCGACTCGGCAGCGCCTCGTCTCGCTCGACGTGTTCCGTGGGATCACCGTGCTG CTGATGAtcatcgtggatgacgccgggtcATTCATTCCGGCGATGAACCACTCCCCCTGGGATGGCGTAACAGTGGCCGACTTCGTCATGCCTTTCTTcctcttcatcgtcggagtcgcccTGGCGCTCGCGTACAAG AGAGTCCCGGACAAGTTGGACGCCACGAAAAAGGCAGTGCTCCGTGCACTGAAGCtgttttgtcttggtcttgtccTACAAG GTGGTTTTTTTCATGGTGTTCGCAGTCTAACTTTTGGTGTCGACCTTCAAGAAATACGTCTGATGGGTATACTTCAG AGAATTGCAATAGCTTATCTGTTGACTGCCCTATGTGAAATTTGGCTCAAGGGAGATGAAGATGTAGATTATGGATACGATTTGCTCAAGCGATACCGCTACCAACT GTTCGTAGGCGCAATCGTGGGGATCACATACATGTCTCTGTTGTACGGTACATATGTCCGTGACTGGGAGTACCAGACATCAGGCCCTGGCTCCATAGAGAAGTCTTTCTTT GTGAAATGTGGAGTAAGAGGTGACACCAGCCCAGGCTGCAACGCGGTTGGCATGATCGACCGTAGAATCTTGGGTATCCAGCATCTCTACGGGCGGCCAGTTTATGCACGATCCAAG CAATGCAGCATCGACTCGCCACAAAATGGCCCCCTTCCTCCTGATGCTCCCTCTTGGTGCCAGGCCCCCTTCGACCCTGAAGGGCTTCTTAG TTCCGTGATGGCCATTGTCACATGCTTGATTGGGCTCCAATACGGACACGTCATCGTACATTTTCAG AAACACAGGGAGAGGATAATGAACTGGCTAATCCCTTCCTTCAGCATGCTGGTCCTAGCCTTCGCCATGGACTTCCTTG GACTGCGCATGAACAAGCCATTATACACCCTAAGCTACACCTTAGCCACCGCTGGCGCCGCAGGGCTCCTCTTCTGCGGAATCTACACGCTGGTCGACATCTACGGGTATCGGCGGCCGACCGTCGCCATGGAATGGATGGGGATGCACGCGCTGATGATATACGTCCTGATCGCTTGCAACATCTTGCCCATATTCATCCACGGCTTCTATTGGAAGGAGCCCCAAAACAACCTT CTGAAGTTCATCGGAATTGGACCATGA
- the LOC100193923 gene encoding uncharacterized protein isoform X3 yields the protein MGAAAANAGASPESSGSGRPGAGAMGRYELVRSDDTPAIAVDLEAGTAAPRDDYPKRRGSAPSPAPAPTRQRLVSLDVFRGITVLLMIIVDDAGSFIPAMNHSPWDGVTVADFVMPFFLFIVGVALALAYKRVPDKLDATKKAVLRALKLFCLGLVLQGGFFHGVRSLTFGVDLQEIRLMGILQRIAIAYLLTALCEIWLKGDEDVDYGYDLLKRYRYQLFVGAIVGITYMSLLYGTYVRDWEYQTSGPGSIEKSFFVKCGVRGDTSPGCNAVGMIDRRILGIQHLYGRPVYARSKQCSIDSPQNGPLPPDAPSWCQAPFDPEGLLSSVMAIVTCLIGLQYGHVIVHFQKHRERIMNWLIPSFSMLVLAFAMDFLGLRMNKPLYTLSYTLATAGAAGLLFCGIYTLVDIYGYRRPTVAMEWMGMHALMIYVLIACNILPIFIHGFYWKEPQNNLLKFIGIGP from the exons ATGGGCGCTGCTGCGGCCAATGCAGGGGCGTCGCCGGAGTCGAGCGGCAGCGGGCGGCCTGGAGCGGGGGCGATGGGGCGCTACGAGCTCGTCCGCAGCGACGACACGCCTGCCATCGCCGTGGATCTGGAGGCTGGCACCGCCGCGCCACGCGACGACTACCCCAAACGCCGCGGGTCCGCGCCGTCTCCGGCGCCGGCGCCGACTCGGCAGCGCCTCGTCTCGCTCGACGTGTTCCGTGGGATCACCGTGCTG CTGATGAtcatcgtggatgacgccgggtcATTCATTCCGGCGATGAACCACTCCCCCTGGGATGGCGTAACAGTGGCCGACTTCGTCATGCCTTTCTTcctcttcatcgtcggagtcgcccTGGCGCTCGCGTACAAG AGAGTCCCGGACAAGTTGGACGCCACGAAAAAGGCAGTGCTCCGTGCACTGAAGCtgttttgtcttggtcttgtccTACAAG GTGGTTTTTTTCATGGTGTTCGCAGTCTAACTTTTGGTGTCGACCTTCAAGAAATACGTCTGATGGGTATACTTCAG AGAATTGCAATAGCTTATCTGTTGACTGCCCTATGTGAAATTTGGCTCAAGGGAGATGAAGATGTAGATTATGGATACGATTTGCTCAAGCGATACCGCTACCAACT GTTCGTAGGCGCAATCGTGGGGATCACATACATGTCTCTGTTGTACGGTACATATGTCCGTGACTGGGAGTACCAGACATCAGGCCCTGGCTCCATAGAGAAGTCTTTCTTT GTGAAATGTGGAGTAAGAGGTGACACCAGCCCAGGCTGCAACGCGGTTGGCATGATCGACCGTAGAATCTTGGGTATCCAGCATCTCTACGGGCGGCCAGTTTATGCACGATCCAAG CAATGCAGCATCGACTCGCCACAAAATGGCCCCCTTCCTCCTGATGCTCCCTCTTGGTGCCAGGCCCCCTTCGACCCTGAAGGGCTTCTTAG TTCCGTGATGGCCATTGTCACATGCTTGATTGGGCTCCAATACGGACACGTCATCGTACATTTTCAG AAACACAGGGAGAGGATAATGAACTGGCTAATCCCTTCCTTCAGCATGCTGGTCCTAGCCTTCGCCATGGACTTCCTTG GACTGCGCATGAACAAGCCATTATACACCCTAAGCTACACCTTAGCCACCGCTGGCGCCGCAGGGCTCCTCTTCTGCGGAATCTACACGCTGGTCGACATCTACGGGTATCGGCGGCCGACCGTCGCCATGGAATGGATGGGGATGCACGCGCTGATGATATACGTCCTGATCGCTTGCAACATCTTGCCCATATTCATCCACGGCTTCTATTGGAAGGAGCCCCAAAACAACCTT CTGAAGTTCATCGGAATTGGACCATGA